From the Girardinichthys multiradiatus isolate DD_20200921_A chromosome 22, DD_fGirMul_XY1, whole genome shotgun sequence genome, one window contains:
- the LOC124858689 gene encoding uncharacterized protein LOC124858689, translated as MGQLLSSEEELADLKKAVGFVIYDAMVEEGATPDLSVVHPLLLANQNEDSVSQACLHEHLQQIQRDLGKRAPTYLRDLIGRLSAFSDEPRLAGLVGLVVTMVMDVAYTSSKQSSGVKGRPASWQQRVLELQEVMEEYLKRCRISLSDKRRLIEDSVRLEAQLSLILTQLKSCLLGGDCDSRSLRHWATGAAFHTQMLVHLACFEGKPEPLSARAALDQYMEDLKQIKAAYRCYKSATVCVLKCRGFLAKSDPSQDVPEDGAMTGLTVTDREMGKSVTIPLSVMEVEIGRRMQISGTSMCTQVHLSLITSDHYALAYMDHLFSDKGPVAVLENYFINASERLAIYRTDLQSKNKTVLIKAAQNSEDGCLLDKTGGISEQQSVDTAEMKTKRVEPKKSNEQDVSLKLSIVETEPEESLTHTPQGSASADG; from the exons ATGGGCCAGCTCTTATCATCAGAAGAAGAGCTTGCTGACCTGAAGAAGGCAGTTGGCTTTGTCATCTATGATGCCATGGTGGAGGAGGGAGCGACTCCTGACCTCTCAGTGGTGCACCCTCTGCTCCTAGCCAATCAAAATGAGGATTCTGTCTCCCAGGCCTGTCTTCATGAACACCTGCAACAG ATTCAGAGGGACCTTGGCAAACGGGCACCCACCTACTTGAGGGATCTGATTGGTCGACTGTCAGCCTTTTCAGATGAGCCACGCCTGGCTGGCCTGGTGGGTTTAGTGGTCACTATGGTGATGGATGTGGCCTACACATCATCGAAACAGTCATCAGGAGTGAAAGGGAGGCCAGCGTCATGGCAG CAGCGAGTCTTGGAGCTTCAGGAGGTTATGGAGGAGTACCTGAAGCGGTGTAGGATCAGCCTGAGCGATAAAAGAAGGCTGATTGAGGACTCGGTCCGGCTCGAGGCCCAGTTAAGCCTCATCCTCACTCAGCTGAAGAGCTGTCTGCTCGGGGGGGACTGTGACTCCAG ATCTCTCAGACACTGGGCCACTGGAGCTGCATTTCACACCCAAATGTTGGTTCATCTAGCTTGTTTTGAAGGCAAGCCTGAGCCTTTATCTGCAAGGGCAGCACTGGATCAATACATGGAAGACCTCAAACAGATCAAAGCTGCCTACAG GTGTTATAAGTCTGCTACAGTCTGTGTTCTGAAATGCCGAGGTTTTCTGGCTAAATCTGACCCGTCCCAAGATGTGCCAGAGGATGGTGCCATGACAGGACTCACCGTGACTGACAGAGAGATGGGAAAGAGCGTGACAATCCCACTCTCTGTGATGGAGGTAGAGATAG GTCGAAGAATGCAAATCTCTGGGACAAGCATGTGTACCCAAGTTCACCTCAGCCTCATCACCTCAGATCACTACGCCCTGGCATACATGGACCACCTTTTCTCAGACAAAGGGCCTGTTGCAGTGCTGGAGAACTACTTTATCAATGCTAGTGAGAGATTAGCAATTTACAGAACTGATctacaaagtaaaaacaagaCAGTGCTGATAAAAGCTGCACAAAACAGTGAAGATGGGTGCCTTTTAGACAAGACAGGGGGAATATCTGAGCAACAAAGTGTGGACACagcagaaatgaaaacaaaaagagtaGAGCCAAAGAAAAGCAATGAACAAGATGTAAGTTTAAAACTGAGTATTGTTGAAACAGAGCCAGAGGAGAGTCTCACTCACACTCCTCAGGGTTCAGCAAGTGCAGACGGCTGA
- the thumpd2 gene encoding THUMP domain-containing protein 2: MFSNIITETRGEDTMVRYYCTAGNGMQSFLVEEVKKKLAARDVHQIPGKVLFSSSATIQRVCDLKAAERLFLLLKQDSPVGMSTHTSPAKTASVLRSRLLGDRRQWLSAVMTWSRLQRELAASRSAVTTSNTHGVREKGRGSERQSDEGKKCHQESRKRSHSFTAEESDEKRQRGREQIRRHALELEKDDDVKESEEVCANYSKKDLEQNVESCSKNMKNMDDLGEDAPLESVENVSFRINCKCSGSLSRCAGAQEVSKVMGAGLSKLLGWKADLKNPKLEISVFLSDDYCLLGIPLTRLPLANRSYIKSTGLRSTIAWAMASLAQIQPGFRVVDPMCGVGTILIEAANEHKAACFLGVDIDDGQLQKADENIAFAELQGRVHLLKASSKALPLPSASVDAVVCDLPFGRKFSTRVNMADNLPLILSEMERVLCVGGTLVVLLSPQLSCLLKKLLSHTHSGPKGNKEDESQTGIKNCLVSSSEQQISQIQSSSSQEALTISSLRHQTTLRVSLGAIDGLIHKYIKTPD; the protein is encoded by the exons atgttttcaaacataATAACTGAAACGAGAGGCGAAGACACCATGGTTCGCTACTACTGCACTGCTGGTAATGGCATGCAGTCGTTTTTAGTCGAAGAGGTGAAGAAAAAGCTGGCAGCTAGAGAC GTTCATCAAATTCCTGGAAAGGTGTTGTTCAGCTCCTCTGCTACAATCCAGCGTGTTTGTGACCTAAAAGCTGCAGAGAGACTTTTCCTTCTTTTAAAGCAAGACTCTCCTGTGGGGATGTCCACCCACACCAGTCCAG CAAAGACTGCATCTGTGCTACGATCCAGACTGTTGGGTGACAGACGTCAGTGGCTCAGTGCTGTAATGACATGGAGTCGCCTGCAGAGGGAGCTGGCAGCAAGCAGAAGTGCTGTCACAACAAGCAATACCCACGGGGTTAGAGAGAAGGGGAGAGGGAGTGAAAGGCAAAGTGATGAGGGGAAGAAGTGTCACCAAGAGTCCAGGAAACGCTCACATAGTTTTACAGCAGAGGAGAGCGATGAAAAGAGACAAAGAGGTAGAGAACAGATTAGAAGACATGCACTGGAACTGGAAAAAGATGATGATGTCAAAGAATCGGAGGAGGTGTGTGCTAATTATTCAAAAAAAGACCTGGagcaaaatgtggaaagctGTAGCAAGAACATGAAGAACATGGATGActtgggagaagatgctccttTGGAAAGCGTGGAAAACG TCTCCTTTAGGATTAACTGTAAATGCAGTGGATCACTGTCTAGATGCGCGGGtgcacag GAGGTAAGCAAAGTGATGGGAGCGGGTCTGAGCAAACTGCTCGGCTGGAAGGCTGACCTGAAGAACCCTAAGCTGGAG ATAAGTGTCTTTCTGAGCGATGACTACTGCCTGCTGGGAATTCCACTGACCAG ACTTCCACTGGCTAACCGCAGTTATATTAAAAGTACAGGGCTGAGGTCTACCATAGCCTGGGCCATGGCATCACTGGCTCAGATACAG CCAGGTTTTCGCGTAGTTGATCCGATGTGTGGGGTGGGAACCATTTTAATAGAAGCTGCAAATGAACACAAG GCTGCCTGCTTCTTGGGTGTGGACATTGATGATGGACAGCTACAGAAGGCTGATGAGAATATTGCATTTGCGGAGCTtcaaggcagggtacaccttctGAAAGCATCATCTAAGG CGTTGCCTCTGCCCAGTGCCAGTGTTGACGCCGTTGTCTGTGATTTGCCATTTGGCAGAAAGTTTAGCACCAGAGTAAATATGGCTGACAACCTCCCACTCATCCTCAGCGAGATGGAGAG AGTCCTCTGTGTTGGTGGCACCTTGGTGGTACTCCTGAGTCCTCAGTTGTCTTGTCTCCTGAAAAAACTTCTATCACACACCCACTCTGGACCAAAGGGCAACAAGGAAGACGAGTCACAGACTGGGATAAAAAACTGTCTCGTTTCATCCTCAGAGCAGCAGATTTCCCAAATCCAATCCTCATCTTCCCAGGAAGCCTTGACTATTTCGTCTTTGAGACACCAAACGACTCTCAGAGTCAGCTTAGGAGCAATAGATGGTCTAATccataaatatatcaaaacaccTGATTAG